The Bacillota bacterium genome has a window encoding:
- a CDS encoding rubredoxin, giving the protein MQSYMCELCDYTYEPDTGDPEHGIAPGTAFEDLPDDWTCPVCGADKDEFQAVPETA; this is encoded by the coding sequence ATGCAAAGTTATATGTGCGAGCTCTGCGATTACACTTATGAACCTGATACAGGAGACCCCGAGCACGGAATAGCTCCCGGAACAGCTTTTGAAGATCTCCCCGATGACTGGACATGCCCGGTGTGCGGCGCTGATAAAGACGAATTTCAGGCTGTACCGGAAACAGCCTGA
- a CDS encoding rubrerythrin family protein, with amino-acid sequence MKTKDNLMAAFAGESQANRKYLSFARKAEKDGFKNVGRIFQAIAEAETVHALKHFEIAGKVNSTLENLQAAAEGEHYEFTKMYPEFIETADKEGETDALKTFEYANAAEKVHGGIFNDLKNQVAKGEDVEDKDVYLCPVCGWVGLDPVPDKCPICNTAKKAFKQF; translated from the coding sequence ATGAAAACAAAAGATAACTTAATGGCTGCCTTTGCCGGAGAATCACAAGCCAACCGTAAATACTTGTCTTTTGCCCGTAAGGCTGAAAAGGATGGATTTAAGAATGTGGGACGGATATTTCAGGCCATAGCTGAAGCTGAAACAGTCCATGCCTTAAAACATTTTGAGATTGCAGGCAAAGTAAACAGCACCCTTGAAAACCTTCAGGCTGCAGCTGAAGGAGAACATTATGAGTTTACCAAAATGTACCCTGAATTCATCGAAACTGCTGATAAAGAAGGAGAGACTGACGCGCTAAAAACTTTTGAGTATGCAAATGCCGCGGAAAAAGTTCATGGCGGAATCTTCAACGATCTAAAAAATCAGGTTGCTAAAGGCGAAGATGTCGAAGATAAGGATGTATATCTCTGCCCTGTATGCGGCTGGGTTGGTCTCGATCCAGTTCCTGACAAGTGCCCGATCTGCAATACTGCAAAAAAAGCTTTCAAACAGTTTTAA
- a CDS encoding TRAP transporter substrate-binding protein encodes MKKNLLVIALFILILLLAGCGNEEAAEQEVETEGEESAEVFEFTLAHFFPAGHPAETELVQGWAAELFDASEGRIVITSYPGETLLKADETYSGVVSGIADIGMSAFFYTRGRFPVLEVFELPGIIYNSSFAASMVAWEGIKQLDPQEVQDTKLMFVIATGPGDLFTTKPVRSLEDLQGMKIRAAGLSADTLALLGATPEAMPQPDAYEALARGLVEGNLAPVEVLQGWRHAEVTDYLTRTPFLYNALFFVTMNLDKWESLPADLQDIFLLTSERFHQEVAAGLWDAQNEKALTWAIEETGQEVIILSEEEMERWLARIEPIQEGFVEKLNQLGFPGDEILETVKYLSENYSVLTFSVHECDDGCQ; translated from the coding sequence TTGAAGAAAAATTTACTGGTAATTGCTCTGTTCATATTGATCTTGCTGCTGGCTGGTTGTGGAAACGAGGAAGCTGCTGAGCAGGAGGTAGAAACAGAGGGTGAAGAATCTGCAGAAGTTTTTGAGTTTACATTGGCCCATTTTTTCCCTGCCGGGCACCCGGCTGAAACCGAGCTTGTTCAGGGCTGGGCTGCAGAGCTATTTGACGCAAGCGAGGGTAGGATTGTGATCACCAGCTATCCGGGTGAAACTCTTCTAAAAGCTGATGAAACCTACAGTGGAGTTGTATCCGGTATTGCCGATATAGGAATGTCTGCTTTCTTTTATACACGTGGACGTTTTCCTGTTTTGGAAGTATTCGAACTGCCCGGAATAATCTACAACAGCTCATTTGCTGCCAGTATGGTCGCCTGGGAAGGAATCAAACAGCTGGATCCACAGGAAGTTCAGGATACCAAGCTAATGTTTGTAATCGCTACCGGACCTGGTGATCTCTTTACAACAAAACCGGTTCGAAGCCTTGAAGATTTACAGGGGATGAAAATAAGGGCAGCAGGCTTGAGTGCTGATACCCTTGCTCTGCTGGGTGCCACACCGGAAGCAATGCCTCAGCCTGATGCTTATGAAGCACTGGCCCGGGGACTTGTTGAAGGCAACCTGGCTCCGGTTGAAGTTTTACAGGGTTGGCGTCATGCTGAAGTCACAGATTATCTGACCAGAACCCCTTTTCTTTACAATGCTCTTTTCTTTGTAACGATGAATCTCGATAAATGGGAATCGCTTCCAGCGGATCTTCAGGATATATTTCTGTTAACCAGCGAGCGGTTTCATCAGGAGGTTGCTGCTGGGTTATGGGATGCCCAAAATGAGAAAGCGCTGACCTGGGCAATTGAAGAAACGGGGCAGGAAGTGATCATTTTAAGCGAGGAAGAGATGGAGCGATGGTTAGCCAGGATTGAACCGATTCAGGAAGGGTTTGTGGAAAAATTGAATCAGCTGGGTTTCCCTGGAGACGAAATACTGGAAACAGTTAAATACCTATCGGAAAATTATTCAGTTCTAACTTTCTCGGTTCATGAATGCGATGATGGTTGTCAGTAG
- a CDS encoding sulfurtransferase TusA family protein yields the protein MNKEEMQLQSDQSCKCPFCDEPICPDPTDNKYTCGTHGKLKIQRVDCVGLYCPVPVMRAKEEIDLLEKNMLMELVADDPASAEDIPRWAKVAGHTLIQMFKKGDEYHFLIRKDKEDD from the coding sequence ATGAATAAAGAAGAGATGCAGTTGCAGTCAGATCAATCTTGTAAATGTCCTTTTTGTGATGAACCGATATGTCCTGATCCAACTGATAACAAGTATACGTGCGGAACACACGGCAAGCTGAAAATCCAGCGGGTTGACTGCGTTGGCTTATACTGCCCGGTTCCGGTGATGAGAGCAAAGGAAGAGATTGATTTGTTAGAAAAAAATATGCTGATGGAACTTGTTGCAGATGATCCTGCTTCGGCAGAAGATATTCCCCGCTGGGCAAAAGTGGCGGGTCATACTCTTATCCAGATGTTCAAAAAAGGTGATGAGTATCACTTTCTAATCAGAAAAGATAAGGAGGATGATTAA
- a CDS encoding GlsB/YeaQ/YmgE family stress response membrane protein, giving the protein MGILTWLIVGVIAGWLAGRVMKGKGFGLVGNIVIGVIGALVGGWLAGAVFNIHNAVSGFNLTTIIVAFLGAVLVLYIAKLAKI; this is encoded by the coding sequence ATGGGCATATTAACCTGGTTAATTGTTGGAGTGATTGCTGGATGGCTGGCCGGACGGGTAATGAAAGGTAAAGGCTTCGGTTTGGTTGGCAATATTGTAATAGGTGTGATTGGAGCTTTGGTCGGTGGTTGGCTGGCAGGAGCAGTTTTCAATATTCATAATGCCGTAAGCGGATTCAACCTGACAACAATAATTGTTGCTTTCCTGGGTGCCGTTCTCGTTCTTTACATTGCAAAACTGGCAAAAATATAG
- the nifU gene encoding Fe-S cluster assembly scaffold protein NifU, with translation MPQYSDKVMDHFTNPRNIGEITDPDGVGEVGNPVCGDMMKFTIKVKDGRIEDVKYLTFGCGAAISVSSMVSEMAKGKTLEEALKITNKQVAEELGGLPGNKMHCSNLGADALHKAIEDYMEKNKIKAESGS, from the coding sequence ATGCCCCAGTACAGTGACAAAGTAATGGATCATTTTACAAATCCAAGAAACATAGGTGAAATAACTGACCCTGACGGGGTTGGAGAAGTCGGAAATCCTGTTTGTGGAGATATGATGAAATTTACTATTAAGGTAAAAGATGGCCGTATTGAAGATGTTAAATATCTGACATTTGGTTGCGGTGCGGCAATTTCAGTATCAAGTATGGTATCTGAAATGGCCAAGGGTAAAACCCTTGAAGAAGCACTCAAAATTACCAACAAACAGGTCGCTGAAGAGTTGGGAGGGCTTCCCGGCAATAAGATGCACTGTTCAAACCTGGGAGCCGATGCCCTGCATAAAGCGATTGAAGATTATATGGAAAAGAATAAGATTAAAGCCGAGAGTGGTTCCTGA
- a CDS encoding glycerate kinase, whose protein sequence is MKVVIAPDKFKSSMTARDAATQISKGIEEILPEAELAISPLSDGGEGLMDCLAEIFQINRRTEVVTGPGGNPINAAWAISGDGKTAIIEMAAASGLHLLQPEERNPKTTTTFGTGELIKAVLDEGCEILILGIGGSATNDGGAGMAQALGVKFFDSNDHLLGFGGQELIKLTRIDTSELDNRLGNIRIKVACDVQNPLTGPEGASLIYSRQKGASDSDIETLESALKHYAEILNKDLGIDVTDIPGAGAAGGLGAGMTAFLNAELLPGIELVLDLINFDNLIKNSTLVITGEGKIDRQSLFGKTTIGVTKRANRYNIPVIALAGSIEGDLDKLHDEGICACFAIANGPMDLEESINRGPELLYSKTKELFRFLNINLKRK, encoded by the coding sequence ATGAAAGTAGTAATCGCGCCTGACAAATTTAAAAGCAGTATGACAGCCAGGGATGCTGCAACTCAAATTTCAAAAGGTATAGAAGAGATACTGCCGGAAGCGGAACTTGCTATCTCGCCTTTGTCAGATGGCGGTGAAGGCCTTATGGACTGTCTGGCTGAAATATTTCAGATTAATAGAAGAACAGAAGTGGTTACAGGGCCAGGAGGAAACCCGATTAATGCTGCATGGGCAATCTCCGGAGATGGTAAGACAGCAATCATTGAGATGGCAGCAGCTTCAGGTTTGCACCTGCTCCAACCCGAGGAGAGAAATCCCAAAACAACAACAACTTTCGGAACCGGAGAACTGATTAAAGCAGTGCTCGACGAAGGTTGTGAAATTCTAATCCTCGGTATTGGCGGAAGCGCAACCAATGATGGCGGTGCGGGTATGGCCCAGGCTCTTGGAGTTAAATTTTTCGACAGCAACGACCATCTACTCGGTTTTGGTGGTCAGGAATTAATAAAATTAACCAGAATAGATACATCTGAACTGGATAACCGGCTCGGGAATATCAGGATCAAGGTTGCCTGTGATGTTCAAAATCCCCTGACAGGGCCGGAAGGCGCTTCATTAATTTACAGCCGGCAGAAGGGTGCTTCAGACAGTGATATCGAAACCCTTGAAAGTGCTTTAAAGCATTATGCTGAGATTCTCAATAAAGATCTGGGCATTGATGTAACTGACATCCCGGGTGCAGGGGCTGCCGGTGGTTTAGGCGCTGGAATGACTGCATTTCTAAATGCTGAACTGCTACCGGGGATAGAACTGGTTCTGGACCTGATAAACTTTGATAACCTGATCAAGAACAGCACACTGGTCATAACCGGGGAAGGGAAAATAGACAGACAATCCCTGTTTGGAAAAACAACGATAGGCGTAACCAAAAGAGCAAATCGGTACAATATTCCAGTCATTGCGCTTGCCGGAAGTATCGAAGGTGACCTGGATAAGCTTCACGATGAAGGAATTTGCGCCTGTTTTGCCATTGCTAACGGTCCGATGGACCTTGAAGAATCGATCAACAGGGGACCGGAACTGCTCTATTCAAAAACAAAAGAACTTTTTCGATTCTTGAATATTAACCTGAAAAGAAAATAA
- the rlmD gene encoding 23S rRNA (uracil(1939)-C(5))-methyltransferase RlmD: MKENKPELPCKTGDKYNLLITDLNHRGEGVGKIDGYTIFTDGALPGEKVEVKINAAHKNYASASLINVLDESPDRIQPECPYFGNCGGCQIQHLSYPKQLDWKRSRVSETLKRISGINAEVKPVLGMNDPWHYRNKAQVHFQIINGRIAAGFFEKESHNVIDISECPVQHPQNSTLINILREALTFYLKDNCSIKIGQIPLSGAILRSSFTDVQNLVIFNSPSEKHTKAYAELAELVNKISDKKAKGILVRQQTGSSFNKPVILSGLDYIEETIAPFRYKISASSFFQVNSRQAAVLYKVAAELADKSNTAYDLYCGTGNFTLHLSLTAKKVIGVDSNPSAIADAIENAAFNGVKNADFVCARVEEINNLINIDDRPVTVFLNPPRGGCSNVLLERVGKTSPDQVVYISCNPATLARDLKQMVTKGYTINQVQPIDMFPHTSHVETVVLITRV; the protein is encoded by the coding sequence ATGAAAGAGAATAAACCTGAATTACCCTGTAAAACAGGGGATAAATATAACTTACTTATAACCGATCTTAACCACCGGGGCGAAGGTGTAGGAAAGATTGATGGTTACACTATTTTTACAGATGGAGCCCTCCCCGGTGAAAAAGTCGAAGTTAAGATTAACGCAGCTCATAAAAATTATGCATCGGCATCTCTGATAAATGTACTGGATGAATCACCTGACCGTATCCAACCGGAGTGCCCTTATTTTGGAAACTGTGGTGGATGTCAGATCCAGCATCTGTCATACCCAAAACAGCTGGATTGGAAACGTTCCAGGGTATCTGAAACACTGAAAAGAATTTCCGGTATAAACGCTGAGGTTAAACCGGTTTTGGGCATGAATGATCCCTGGCATTACAGGAATAAAGCCCAGGTTCACTTCCAGATCATAAATGGCCGGATAGCTGCCGGTTTTTTTGAAAAAGAGAGCCATAATGTGATCGATATCAGTGAATGCCCGGTTCAGCATCCTCAGAATTCGACTTTAATTAATATATTACGGGAAGCTTTAACATTTTACCTGAAGGATAATTGTTCTATCAAGATCGGACAAATACCATTATCCGGAGCTATCCTACGCTCTTCCTTTACTGACGTTCAAAACCTGGTCATCTTTAACTCCCCATCCGAAAAGCATACAAAAGCATATGCTGAACTGGCAGAACTGGTCAATAAAATATCAGATAAAAAGGCAAAAGGGATTCTGGTCCGTCAACAAACCGGCAGTAGCTTTAATAAACCGGTTATACTTTCCGGCCTTGACTATATCGAGGAGACAATAGCCCCTTTCAGATATAAAATATCTGCCTCCTCATTTTTCCAGGTAAATTCCCGACAGGCTGCAGTTCTATACAAAGTTGCCGCAGAGCTTGCAGATAAATCAAATACAGCATACGATCTCTACTGCGGGACAGGTAATTTCACCTTGCATTTAAGTCTCACAGCCAAAAAAGTTATTGGTGTTGATTCAAATCCGTCCGCAATTGCAGATGCAATTGAAAATGCGGCGTTTAACGGGGTGAAGAATGCTGATTTTGTATGTGCCAGGGTTGAAGAGATCAATAACTTAATCAATATTGACGACCGGCCTGTCACTGTTTTTTTGAACCCCCCAAGAGGAGGGTGCTCGAATGTACTGCTGGAAAGAGTAGGAAAGACCAGTCCTGATCAAGTTGTTTACATTTCATGTAATCCGGCCACGTTGGCCCGGGATCTGAAGCAGATGGTCACAAAGGGTTACACAATAAATCAAGTCCAACCAATTGATATGTTCCCCCATACAAGCCATGTGGAGACGGTAGTATTGATAACAAGGGTTTAG
- a CDS encoding thermonuclease family protein: MVIDGDTVYARFPNGSEEKVRFIGVDAPEINHPQKGMEIFGPESTEYTRKKIEGEQLWLEFDAAERDQYGRLLAYLWIEIPENIDDREIREKMFNAQLLIDGYAVQVIFPPNVKYVDYFTIYNNEARDGQRGLWNIKDPQGIPSYPAPVVP; encoded by the coding sequence ATGGTGATTGATGGAGACACGGTCTATGCCCGCTTTCCCAACGGCTCAGAAGAAAAAGTGCGCTTCATAGGAGTTGATGCTCCGGAAATCAATCACCCGCAGAAAGGCATGGAGATATTCGGCCCTGAATCTACTGAATACACCCGAAAAAAAATAGAAGGGGAACAACTCTGGCTTGAGTTTGATGCTGCCGAGAGAGATCAGTATGGCAGGCTTTTGGCTTATTTATGGATAGAGATTCCCGAAAATATTGACGATCGGGAAATCAGAGAAAAGATGTTTAATGCCCAACTCTTAATTGACGGATATGCCGTGCAGGTTATCTTCCCCCCGAATGTTAAGTATGTAGACTATTTTACAATCTATAATAATGAAGCACGGGATGGGCAGCGTGGATTGTGGAATATAAAAGATCCTCAAGGAATCCCCAGTTACCCAGCGCCAGTTGTGCCATAA
- a CDS encoding DsrE family protein, with protein sequence MAEKKKILYVQTSGTNTPERLYSPLILAQTAKAMGLDATVYFLGLGMKNLVKGEAEKVKIGEFPNLLEVIKQTAAQGIEIMACQQSMQLFGGEIKAEDLIEEAKIAGAATLNDLALEADAILTF encoded by the coding sequence ATGGCTGAAAAGAAAAAGATATTGTATGTACAGACGAGTGGAACCAATACTCCCGAAAGGTTATATTCGCCCCTGATCCTTGCCCAAACCGCAAAAGCGATGGGCCTTGATGCAACAGTATATTTTCTGGGGTTGGGGATGAAAAACCTGGTAAAAGGGGAAGCCGAGAAAGTTAAAATCGGGGAATTTCCCAACTTGTTGGAGGTTATAAAGCAGACAGCAGCACAGGGTATCGAGATCATGGCCTGCCAGCAGAGCATGCAGCTCTTTGGCGGTGAAATAAAAGCCGAAGATCTCATTGAAGAAGCTAAAATAGCCGGCGCTGCAACTTTAAACGATCTGGCCCTTGAAGCGGATGCTATATTAACCTTTTAA
- a CDS encoding site-specific DNA-methyltransferase, whose product MQTVHRIFNKDAETMTELDDKSVDLVVTSPPYPMIEMWDNLFCEKDSSIRPMIDRGNGDEAFNHMHLLLEPIWKELFRVTVEGGIVCINIGDAVRSLNGTFKIYSNHARIINFFSSVGFTTLPSVIWRKQTNAPTKFMGSGVLPSGAYITLEHEHILIFRKGEKRRFVSAEEKLNRRKSAIFWEERNAWYSDLWDIKGTRQERKGERTIRRSAAFPLQIPYRLICMFSVYGDTVLDPFMGTGSTLMAAMLAARNSIGYEIDEQYFPLVANRVIEEGWQHNNLIDKRLAEHNKFIDKAEKEGRKMKYVNNYYGFKVVTGQEKELTLYRIEKINKKESGIFMAEYGGLL is encoded by the coding sequence GTGCAAACAGTACACCGTATTTTTAATAAAGATGCCGAGACGATGACTGAACTTGATGACAAGAGCGTTGATCTTGTTGTGACTTCGCCACCTTACCCGATGATCGAAATGTGGGATAATCTATTTTGTGAAAAAGATTCCTCCATCAGGCCTATGATTGATCGTGGTAATGGTGATGAAGCTTTTAATCATATGCATCTTCTGCTTGAACCGATCTGGAAAGAATTATTCAGGGTAACCGTTGAAGGTGGGATTGTCTGTATCAATATCGGCGATGCTGTTCGTAGTTTGAATGGAACATTTAAAATTTACTCTAATCACGCCCGTATAATTAACTTTTTCTCTTCTGTTGGATTTACTACCCTGCCCTCTGTGATCTGGAGGAAACAAACCAATGCCCCTACCAAGTTTATGGGATCCGGAGTTTTGCCATCTGGTGCATATATAACACTGGAACACGAACATATCCTTATTTTTCGGAAAGGGGAAAAACGCAGGTTTGTCTCGGCAGAAGAGAAATTGAATAGGAGAAAAAGCGCTATTTTCTGGGAAGAGAGGAATGCTTGGTACTCTGATCTCTGGGATATAAAAGGAACAAGGCAGGAACGCAAGGGGGAAAGAACAATCAGGCGCAGTGCAGCTTTCCCCCTACAAATTCCTTACCGTTTGATTTGTATGTTTTCAGTATATGGCGATACTGTTCTTGATCCATTTATGGGAACCGGAAGCACTCTCATGGCGGCTATGCTGGCGGCCAGAAACAGTATTGGGTACGAGATCGACGAACAGTATTTCCCCCTTGTTGCTAACCGCGTGATCGAAGAGGGATGGCAGCACAATAACCTGATTGATAAAAGGTTAGCTGAACACAATAAATTTATTGATAAAGCAGAAAAAGAGGGTAGAAAAATGAAGTACGTTAATAATTACTATGGATTTAAAGTAGTGACCGGCCAGGAGAAGGAGTTAACCCTGTACAGGATTGAAAAGATTAATAAAAAAGAGTCTGGTATTTTTATGGCGGAGTATGGTGGATTGCTGTGA
- a CDS encoding aminotransferase class V-fold PLP-dependent enzyme: MKTINLDYAAAAPVEPAVLEYMLPYFKEYYGNPSSGHSLGERPRKALEEAREKVGILLEAEPKNIIFTSSASESNNLAIKGLAASAKNKGNHIISSTIEHFSILNQLKTLQKNGYEVTLIPVDRHGFLSLDKLAEAIKDETILISIQTANPEIGTIQPVEKIAAIAREKGITFHTDATAAAGWIPLSVEKMGVDLLTLAGDQFYGPKGTGALFIRRGVRLTPLIEGGIQERGLRAGTENVALIAGMGEAARIASENIEQNSKVVAAQRDKLKESLLANVPHLHLNGHPEQRVPRNLNLSVEFVEGEALLMRLNMVGIHVSSGSSCTSQALKSSHVLSAIGVPPELAQGSLLFTLGKENIADDIPYITEQLGQVAGLLRNMSPLYHQYLKEAEKNAPVQ; this comes from the coding sequence ATGAAAACTATTAATCTCGATTATGCTGCAGCAGCCCCGGTGGAACCAGCAGTGTTAGAGTATATGCTCCCATACTTTAAAGAGTATTACGGTAATCCTTCCAGTGGTCACAGCTTGGGAGAAAGACCAAGAAAAGCACTTGAAGAAGCCCGTGAAAAAGTTGGGATTTTATTGGAAGCAGAACCAAAGAATATTATCTTTACTTCTTCTGCTTCTGAATCTAACAACCTGGCCATCAAAGGTCTGGCTGCATCGGCAAAGAATAAAGGGAATCATATAATATCCTCGACGATAGAGCACTTTTCTATCCTTAATCAACTCAAAACACTTCAGAAAAATGGATACGAGGTGACTCTTATACCGGTGGATCGCCACGGTTTCCTATCTCTGGATAAGCTTGCTGAAGCCATTAAGGATGAGACCATTCTTATTTCGATTCAGACTGCAAACCCTGAAATTGGTACGATCCAGCCGGTTGAAAAAATTGCCGCTATCGCCCGTGAAAAAGGCATAACTTTTCATACAGATGCCACGGCAGCGGCTGGATGGATTCCGTTATCCGTTGAAAAAATGGGAGTTGACCTGCTGACTCTGGCTGGAGATCAGTTTTACGGTCCCAAGGGAACCGGCGCATTGTTTATTCGACGCGGGGTAAGGTTAACTCCTTTAATTGAGGGAGGAATTCAGGAGAGAGGGCTGCGGGCAGGAACAGAGAATGTTGCCCTAATTGCCGGTATGGGTGAAGCTGCGCGGATCGCTTCTGAAAATATTGAGCAAAATTCAAAAGTAGTGGCTGCACAGAGAGACAAGCTAAAAGAAAGCCTGTTGGCAAACGTTCCACACCTGCACTTAAATGGCCACCCGGAGCAGAGAGTCCCCCGAAACCTTAACCTCTCTGTTGAATTTGTTGAAGGAGAAGCGCTATTAATGAGGCTGAATATGGTCGGGATTCATGTATCCAGTGGTTCGTCATGCACGTCACAAGCCTTGAAATCATCTCACGTGCTTTCGGCCATTGGTGTTCCCCCGGAACTAGCCCAGGGGTCACTACTTTTTACTCTGGGAAAAGAGAATATTGCTGACGATATCCCATATATTACCGAACAACTTGGTCAGGTCGCAGGTCTCTTAAGGAATATGTCACCGCTCTATCATCAGTATTTAAAGGAGGCTGAAAAGAATGCCCCAGTACAGTGA
- a CDS encoding MATE family efflux transporter produces the protein MKEQSERLGKDPIPRLLADLAIPAIVGMLVMATHSVIDTIYIARGVGTVGVAAVAIAFPLHMFFMALSGAIGIGGASVISRALGAGNLQKANEAFGNINSLVITVSVVGALLGLSFLTPMLILFGSSATILPYARDYLGIILYGTIFFAYSFAVNNIVRAEGNARMAMTTMIMSSILNAIFTPIFMFVLDMGIQGAAYGTVLAQGLTALYLFLYFQTGKSSLSVRIHYLAPQPKLIGEILSIGASAFVRQGSGSIMLIVANNMLILYGGDIAIAVLGIIHRVIMFTLMPILGVVQGMLPLVGFNYGAKNKLRVNETIVLAMKVATAIALFAFILVMSIPGPLIKIFTDDPEAIEMGRSALRIIFALSLTVGVQMITGGVFQALGKARSAFIVSMTRQIIFLIPLLLLLPFLFDLRGIWLAFPLADLLSFILVIWLIRQHKNYFFPDKQNLAASSE, from the coding sequence TTGAAAGAACAGAGCGAAAGATTAGGAAAAGATCCTATACCCCGGCTGCTGGCCGATCTGGCCATTCCGGCAATTGTTGGTATGCTTGTAATGGCCACGCATAGTGTAATCGACACGATCTATATCGCCCGTGGAGTTGGAACAGTTGGTGTTGCCGCGGTAGCTATAGCATTCCCACTTCATATGTTCTTCATGGCTTTAAGCGGTGCTATCGGTATAGGAGGCGCTTCAGTTATTTCAAGAGCCCTGGGAGCAGGCAACCTGCAGAAAGCCAACGAGGCATTCGGTAATATAAACAGCCTGGTAATCACCGTTAGTGTAGTTGGCGCTCTGCTCGGTTTAAGTTTTCTAACCCCAATGCTAATTTTATTTGGTTCGAGTGCTACAATCCTGCCATACGCCAGGGATTACCTGGGGATAATCCTCTATGGAACGATATTTTTTGCATACAGCTTTGCCGTCAACAACATTGTCCGGGCTGAAGGTAATGCCCGCATGGCTATGACAACAATGATCATGTCCTCTATCCTTAACGCAATCTTTACACCAATATTTATGTTTGTTTTAGATATGGGAATTCAAGGCGCAGCCTATGGTACCGTTTTAGCCCAGGGGTTAACCGCACTTTACCTCTTCCTCTATTTTCAAACCGGTAAAAGTTCTCTTTCAGTACGCATACACTACCTGGCTCCCCAACCAAAGTTGATCGGCGAAATCCTTTCCATAGGCGCATCTGCTTTTGTTCGACAGGGCTCAGGCAGTATTATGCTAATTGTTGCCAATAACATGCTGATCCTTTACGGCGGTGATATAGCAATCGCTGTCCTCGGTATCATTCACAGGGTAATCATGTTCACGTTAATGCCTATTCTGGGTGTAGTGCAAGGCATGTTACCCCTGGTGGGATTCAATTACGGGGCAAAAAATAAACTTCGTGTAAATGAAACAATTGTTCTGGCTATGAAGGTTGCCACTGCGATTGCCCTTTTTGCCTTTATACTGGTCATGTCAATTCCGGGGCCGCTGATCAAGATCTTTACCGACGATCCGGAAGCGATTGAAATGGGTCGCAGCGCATTAAGAATCATTTTCGCACTTTCCCTGACTGTCGGAGTGCAGATGATTACCGGTGGAGTGTTCCAGGCATTAGGAAAAGCCAGGTCAGCTTTTATTGTTTCCATGACCAGGCAGATTATTTTCCTGATCCCTCTTCTGTTATTACTGCCTTTTCTCTTTGATTTACGGGGCATCTGGCTGGCATTTCCGCTGGCGGATCTTTTATCGTTTATACTTGTTATCTGGTTGATCAGGCAGCACAAAAATTACTTCTTCCCGGATAAACAAAATCTGGCGGCTTCTTCAGAGTGA